From Huiozyma naganishii CBS 8797 chromosome 11, complete genome, a single genomic window includes:
- the GPR1 gene encoding Gpr1p (similar to Saccharomyces cerevisiae GPR1 (YDL035C); ancestral locus Anc_3.156), with protein sequence MHFSIPRALWSEKSVRNVSYGRRVLNTTTVNIALGLPGMVSTLTAYQLLNVRLIAICASGASITVGLISIFIITSYDRRKRLFRHELIMFLIVCDFLKALILLIYPVIILANGRVYATPSMINTLGWFTQFATEGSDFAIMFFAIHFALLIFKPSWKWRNKKTGNIEGGLYKYKKIIWPTTFLVPSIMASLVFIDYNVIDYPDPNSINIVLDNNNYNFEYKPRRGGYKPWSAWCYLPARPLWYKYVLSWGPRYILILTIIAIYCSIYIYVLKETRKIKSQMKDFGSKSKKADEDADKDLPPMKRFTKRCMRSLHHIFGAITNFFWLSLEMDGDDSLGSSKSLSTKSLASCPVSPDLPNIPDVAHDDTATPAQEGSGIEMTHFTPHEDLSKKIMNVHSTTREPWRSQNTDYNSPLGADERLGPSQCSPSSSSESTRAPTLASDFYPASLSSNSTAQSNEMPLVANLNSFPTRTRTQSNVEDSTNFSSVNEQFQRENYRRMKKKRLQIQKNLRAIFIYPFSYILLWLFPIIADISQTRHELLHGPIMWLTYIDTFIRPMSCFVHSFVFIFKEKPWKYSWNRVQAEALKNKYMLRGEIGEDEIMQLCHSKWGRRGWYYRSTWNKHRCWKHKDNGFKRTCWYIGRFFKCIFRLKKVNFNDNCNDCLYWNRYYYLDTIPRSSGYTTVSSTDVSPQHNGLKFSQPSSLNELPSKKQTCEESLIVKVPWFWRFIHNIPMLYGIDLDELNRSIKLSYTNDDDDFVIPGLSLALNNDINTDNLTSHDNNIHNRITSSLLQGPGLKKPKLTNQNSFSTLHQNGNNTTTSHTNFAYPNSNIITPNQHQYDHKTQHLDENRQRQQPTTNATGTSAIGKSITITTNNNNNNNNDNEHAGQVDLLTFLNDMPES encoded by the coding sequence ATGCATTTTAGTATACCGCGGGCTCTATGGTCTGAGAAGTCCGTGAGAAATGTCAGTTACGGTAGGAGAGTCTTAAACACCACGACCGTTAACATTGCATTGGGTTTGCCAGGCATGGTGTCCACCTTAACTGCATACCAGCTACTGAACGTTAGACTCATAGCCATATGTGCATCCGGCGCGTCAATTACGGTCGGATTGATATCCATATTCATCATTACCTCTTACGACAGGAGAAAAAGGCTGTTTAGACACGAACTGATCATGTTCTTAATCGTCTGTGATTTCCTAAAGGCACTCATTTTACTGATCTACCCAGTCATCATTCTAGCAAATGGTCGAGTCTACGCGACACCGAGCATGATCAACACATTAGGGTGGTTCACACAATTCGCCACGGAGGGGTCGGATTTTGCCATCATGTTCTTTGCTATACATTTTGCATTACTAATATTCAAACCCAGTTGGAAGTGgagaaacaagaagacaGGCAACATCGAAGGTGGACTTTACAAGTATAAAAAGATTATTTGGCCAACCACTTTCCTTGTTCCGAGTATAATGGCGAGTCTGGTATTCATCGATTACAACGTGATAGACTACCCAGACCCAAATTCCATCAACATTGTGCTGgataacaacaactacaattTCGAGTACAAACCAAGACGTGGTGGATATAAACCTTGGAGTGCATGGTGCTATCTGCCGGCTCGACCACTGTGGTATAAATACGTCTTGAGTTGGGGACCAAGGTACATCCTGATACTCACTATTATTGCGATCTATTGTTCCATCTACATTTACGTTCTGAAGGAAACGCGGAAAATTAAATCGCAAATGAAGGATTTTGGTTCTAAATCAAAAAAGGCCGATGAGGATGCAGACAAAGACCTCCCACCAATGAAAAGATTCACCAAGCGGTGCATGAGATCACTTCACCATATATTTGGCGCAATCACTAATTTTTTCTGGTTGAGCTTAGAGATGGATGGAGACGATTCCCTAGGTTCCAGTAAGTCATTATCTACAAAAAGCTTGGCATCTTGTCCTGTTAGTCCGGACCTACCCAACATCCCTGATGTTGCACATGACGATACAGCTACACCGGCCCAAGAAGGTAGCGGGATCGAAATGACTCATTTTACTCCACATGAGGACTTATCAAAAAAGATAATGAATGTTCACAGTACAACTAGGGAACCTTGGAGGTCACAAAACACAGATTATAATAGTCCATTGGGGGCAGATGAACGCTTGGGTCCATCACAATGCTCGCCGTCCTCATCATCGGAATCCACAAGAGCCCCGACACTGGCGTCTGATTTCTACCCAGCTTCTCTATCGTCTAACTCAACTGCGCAAAGCAACGAGATGCCTTTGGTGGCAAACTTGAACTCTTTCCCGACACGTACCCGTACTCAGAGTAACGTAGAGGATTCAacaaatttttcttcagtgAACGAACAGTTCCAGAGGGAGAATTATAGAAGaatgaaaaagaagaggcTGCAGATCCAGAAGAACTTGAGGGCAATTTTCATTTACCCTTTCTCATACATTCTACTTTGGCTTTTCCCCATTATTGCAGACATTTCGCAGACCAGACATGAGTTGCTTCACGGGCCGATTATGTGGTTGACTTATATCGACACATTTATCAGACCAATGAGTTGCTTTGTCCATTCCTTCGTGTttatattcaaagaaaaaccTTGGAAGTACTCTTGGAATCGGGTCCAAGCAGAGgcgttgaagaacaaataTATGCTAAGGGGCGAAATCGGCGAAGATGAGATTATGCAGCTTTGTCATAGCAAGTGGGGGAGGAGGGGATGGTATTACCGCTCAACATGGAACAAGCACAGATGCTGGAAACATAAAGATAATGGATTCAAGCGAACCTGCTGGTACATTGGCAGATTCTTCAAGTGCATATTCCGGCTTAAGAAAGTAAACTTTAATGACAATTGCAATGATTGCCTCTACTGGAATAGATACTACTATTTGGATACAATTCCTCGGTCATCAGGTTACACCACCGTGTCGAGCACTGATGTATCGCCGCAACATAATGGACTGAAGTTTTCTCAACCGTCAAGTTTGAACGAGTTGCCgtcaaaaaaacaaacgtGTGAGGAGTCACTAATCGTCAAAGTGCCTTGGTTCTGGAGATTTATTCATAACATTCCAATGCTGTACGGTATAGACCTGGATGAGTTGAACAGGTCTATAAAGCTGAGCTATAccaacgacgacgatgattTTGTCATCCCAGGGCTATCGCTTGCTTTGAACAATGATATCAACACGGACAACTTGACATCCCATGATAATAATATTCATAACAGGATAACGAGCAGTCTATTGCAGGGTCCCGGTTTAAAGAAACCGAAACTCACAAACCAAAATAGTTTCTCCACACTCCACCAAAACGGGAACAACACTACAACCTCCCATACTAATTTTGCATATCCGAACAGTAATATAATTACCCCTAATCAGCATCAATACGACCACAAAACACAGCATCTAGATGAAAACAGACAACGGCAACAACCCACTACTAATGCAACGGGCACTTCTGCCATCGGCAAAAGTATTACCATTACGactaataataataataataataataatgataATGAACACGCGGGCCAAGTAGACTTACTGACTTTCCTAAATGATATGCCGGAATCATAG
- the KNAG0K01770 gene encoding uncharacterized protein (similar to Saccharomyces cerevisiae PUS9 (YDL036C) and RIB2 (YOL066C); ancestral locus Anc_3.154) yields MFPVRQTCFLVSRLPHIRTLKVPAMTTKDTPNEFDQYLHEEVRQAKQTQENKLKKRKVNVTTKELRDSNGFRLRWNESNKLKQKQEDPDYDAVIENGLRKIKPYYFTYKTFCKERWRDRKLLDVFVSEFRDRDKKYYQRAIEEGSVFLDGKPANLDSVVKNGNLITHQLHRHEPSVTANPVKVVFQDDDILVIDKPSGIPVHPTGRYRFNSVTKMLQRDLGIAVHPCNRLDKQTSGLMFLAKTPKGADEIGDQLKAREVTKEYVARVVGEFPREEITVEKPLKTLEPRVSLNVVCQIDDENAKHAKTVFQRISYDGKTSIVKCKPLTGRQHQIRVHLQYLGHPIANDPIYSNPSIWGDALGARGEADFDDVITKLYEIGKTKSAQSWYFRDCKGEVQREEKCTDCGTDLYTDPDLNGLILWLHAYKYESSILDDETGKKKWSYRTSFPQWALDPHKKYMEFAIEEARKCGPTTTAFSVGAVLTNGTDVLEVGYSRELPGNTHAEQCALEKYFTKTGHRRVPPGTVLYTTMEPCSFRLSGNDPCVQRVLSLGGDIQTVFVGVMEPDTFVKNNTSLTLLENAGINYIQIPGYESECTKIAFHGHPDQTA; encoded by the coding sequence ATGTTCCCTGTGAGACAGACTTGTTTTCTAGTCTCCCGCCTACCTCACATCCGAACATTGAAGGTACCAGCTATGACCACAAAAGATACCCCCAATGAATTTGATCAATATCTGCATGAGGAGGTGAGACAGGCGAAGCAGACGCAGgagaacaagttgaagaaacggAAAGTTAACGTAACGACGAAGGAACTGCGTGACTCCAATGGGTTCCGGCTTCGCTGGAATGAATCGAATaagttgaaacagaaacaggaGGACCCCGATTACGACGCTGTAATTGAGAATGGGTTACGGAAGATCAAACCGTACTACTTCACTTACAAAACTTTCTGCAAGGAGAGATGGCGGGATCGGAAGTTGTTAGATGTGTTCGTCAGCGAATTCCGCGATAGGGACAAGAAGTATTACCAAAGGGCTATCGAGGAAGGTTCTGTGTTTCTTGACGGAAAACCTGCAAACCTTGACAGTGTGGTCAAGAACGGTAATCTGATAACGCATCAATTGCATAGACACGAACCTTCAGTGACTGCAAATCCCGTGAAGGTTGTATTCCAAGACGACGATATTTTAGTGATCGACAAACCCAGTGGGATCCCCGTGCATCCAACTGGCCGCTACCGTTTCAATTCTGTCACAAAGATGTTGCAGAGAGATTTGGGGATTGCGGTCCACCCTTGCAACCGACTGGATAAGCAAACCAGTGGGTTGATGTTTCTCGCGAAAACACCGAAGGGTGCTGATGAGATTGGAGACCAACTGAAGGCGAGGGAGGTCACGAAGGAGTACGTTGCCCGCGTGGTGGGGGAGTTCCCCCGGGAAGAGATTACGGTAGAAAAACCATTGAAGACGTTAGAGCCTAGGGTTTCCCTCAATGTGGTGTGTCAAATAGATGATGAGAATGCCAAGCATGCCAAAACAGTATTCCAAAGGATCAGTTACGATGGTAAGACGAGCATTGTAAAATGTAAGCCGTTAACTGGGAGACAGCACCAAATCAGAGTCCATTTGCAGTACCTGGGCCATCCGATTGCGAACGACCCGATCTACTCGAACCCGAGTATATGGGGGGATGCGCTGGGTGCTCGCGGGGAAGCTGACTTCGACGATGTGATCACGAAGTTGTACGAGATCGGTAAGACCAAGTCAGCTCAGAGCTGGTACTTCAGAGACTGCAAAGGTGAGGTGCAAAGAGAGGAGAAATGCACAGACTGTGGAACCGACTTGTACACTGATCCAGACCTAAACGGGTTGATTCTATGGTTGCATGCGTACAAGTACGAGTCCTCCATCTTGGACGACGAAACgggcaagaagaagtggaGTTACCGCACGTCCTTCCCTCAATGGGCTCTGGACCCTCACAAAAAGTACATGGAATTTGCTATAGAGGAGGCTCGCAAGTGTGGCCCCACGACCACCGCATTCAGTGTCGGAGCTGTTTTAACCAACGGCACCGATGTGTTAGAGGTAGGATACTCCAGAGAACTACCGGGCAACACACACGCTGAGCAGTGCGCCCTAGAGAAGTATTTTACCAAGACGGGTCACAGAAGGGTCCCCCCGGGGACGGTTCTATACACGACCATGGAACCATGCTCGTTTCGACTAAGCGGCAACGACCCGTGTGTTCAGCGGGTACTCTCCCTCGGAGGGGACATACAGACGGTGTTTGTCGGCGTCATGGAGCCAGACACCTTCGTCAAGAACAATACAAGTCTCACTCTCCTGGAAAACGCGGGAATCAATTACATCCAAATCCCAGGGTACGAAAGTGAGTGTACAAAGATAGCCTTCCATGGGCACCCAGACCAAACGGCCTGA
- the MPS1 gene encoding serine/threonine/tyrosine protein kinase MPS1 (similar to Saccharomyces cerevisiae MPS1 (YDL028C); ancestral locus Anc_3.162) → MSRYLSQDRRGADGNIEGAGSLSRSTSTIRSMVDASDDEEDEDNIIGPPKLSDFGSNLLNESANHSGTFTKFRGLGMAHSPRVTQRIDGPGGNNIVSHRNGSSPSSSSIFGSTVYNPARPSSMTTVNNLKHEDSSRISTVKNDVLNRTLERRRLSRTASSLSNPPTVNSIDLKDHEVNIEKIKQTIRDETTSKLLERRAKRFLNLERRNRLGPAKRTSMTSSLITSEMDDLLIQRDAKGEVEQQDREMTPQVDYSNIVFGDLNPFQYVNKYNIPMEELPQISKVYIEKRKEENRRVALRKHSSSSLNVVSNSSQYWANKGNYDDKSEENEKPVADLLGPAIRHSDQTGTSGPLPPRTPVQLNESNHNVMKQELPAHNNENYNVNKLIRKREVLANLNVNQKEPELKKPKNNLEQLDKPAIIKRVEIQEPKPSKKNTSIVINNEEYEKIELLGSGGSSKVYKVRDSSKKVFALKRVAIDMFEESSVESFKGEIALLEKLKNQERVVQLYNYALESSVLYLIMECGDYDLSVMLRERLNKPLDTEFVRYYAREISHCVKVVHDVGIVHSDLKPANFIFVKGTLKIIDFGIANAVPEHTVNIYRETQIGTPNYMAPEALVAMNYTNGESNVSRWKVGKPSDVWSLGCIIYQMVYGKPPYASFQGNDRIRAIIKPSVKIEYPSVKEGVTVPNSIIELIKVCLNRDPNKRVDVDGMLNSTFLSPILVSEAFVRDLVKNAVEYGIKQGDVSITTIDALANDVIEKLSEYRI, encoded by the coding sequence ATGTCGCGTTACCTGTCTCAGGATAGGCGAGGAGCAGACGGCAATATAGAAGGCGCGGGTTCTCTGTCTCGGTCCACTTCGACGATAAGGAGTATGGTGGACGCgagtgatgatgaggaagatgaGGATAATATAATAGGACCGCCGAAACTAAGCGATTTTGGTTCCAATTTGCTCAATGAGAGTGCAAATCATAGTGGGACGTTTACCAAGTTTCGAGGTCTTGGTATGGCGCACTCCCCGAGGGTGACCCAGCGGATCGATGGCCCAGGTGGTAATAATATCGTATCACACCGCAACGGGTCGTCGCCGTCCAGCTCTTCTATCTTTGGGAGTACCGTTTACAACCCAGCTAGACCATCCAGCATGACTACAGTGAATAACCTCAAACATGAGGACAGTTCGAGGATCAGCACGGTCAAGAATGATGTGCTGAACAGGACTCTGGAGAGAAGAAGACTTTCGAGAACCGCGTCGTCTCTATCTAACCCACCCACGGTAAACAGCATTGATCTGAAGGACCACGAGGTaaatatcgaaaagatTAAACAAACCATCAGAGATGAAACCACCTCCAAACTACTAGAGCGGAGGGCCAAACGATTTTTGAATCTGGAGAGGAGGAATAGACTGGGCCCAGCGAAGAGAACCTCAATGACGTCGAGTCTTATAACTTCTGAAATGGACGATTTATTAATACAGCGGGATGCGAAGGGCGAGGttgaacaacaagataGAGAGATGACTCCACAGGTGGACTACTCCAACATTGTGTTTGGTGACCTAAACCCATTCCAGTACGTTAACAAATATAACATCCCCATGGAGGAACTACCTCAAATCTCAAAAGTTTACATAGAGAAAAGGAAGGAGGAGAATAGAAGGGTTGCATTACGGAAACACTCATCCTCTTCGTTAAACGTCGTGAGCAATAGCAGCCAATACTGGGCGAATAAGGGCAATTATGACGACAAGTCTGAAGAGAACGAAAAACCTGTTGCCGATCTTCTGGGTCCAGCCATACGACATTCCGACCAAACGGGCACGTCTGGGCCCTTACCGCCGAGGACACCGGTCCAATTGAACGAGTCAAACCACAACGTAATGAAACAGGAGCTACCGGCTCATAACAATGAAAACTATAACGTTAATAAGTTGATCCGCAAAAGAGAAGTGCTTGCAAACTTGAACGTGAATCAGAAAGAACCggagttgaaaaaaccGAAAAATAACTTGGAACAACTCGACAAACCGGCCATCATCAAACGCGTGGAGATTCAGGAACCGAAACCTTCgaagaaaaatacaagCATTGTGATCAATAACGAAGAATACGAGAAGATCGAACTGCTGGGCAGTGGTGGCTCCTCCAAAGTTTACAAAGTAAGGGACTCCtccaagaaagtgtttgcaCTCAAACGAGTGGCCATAGACATGTTCGAGGAGTCCTCCGTGGAAAGCTTCAAAGGTGAAATTGCTCTTCtggaaaagttgaaaaaccAGGAGAGGGTAGTTCAACTGTACAACTACGCGTTAGAATCTAGCGTTCTCTACTTAATCATGGAGTGCGGTGATTACGATTTATCTGTAATGTTGCGCGAGAGACTGAACAAACCGTTGGATACCGAGTTTGTCAGGTATTACGCCAGAGAGATTAGTCACTGTGTTAAAGTGGTGCATGATGTAGGTATTGTGCACTCGGACTTGAAACCGGCTAACTTTATTTTCGTCAAGGGCACGTTAAAGATAATTGATTTTGGTATCGCCAATGCAGTCCCAGAACATACCGTAAACATTTACAGGGAAACACAGATTGGTACACCCAACTACATGGCACCAGAGGCACTCGTTGCAATGAACTACACGAACGGGGAATCCAATGTGAGCAGATGGAAAGTCGGTAAGCCTTCCGACGTCTGGTCCCTCGGCTGTATCATCTACCAAATGGTGTATGGCAAACCCCCCTATGCATCCTTTCAAGGTAACGACAGAATACGTGCTATAATAAAACCCTCTGTGAAGATCGAGTATCCTAGCGTCAAGGAGGGCGTGACTGTTCCGAATTCCATCATCGAACTAATCAAAGTTTGTTTGAATAGAGATCCCAACAAGAGGGTCGATGTTGACGGCATGCTGAACAGCACTTTTTTGAGCCCCATATTGGTCTCAGAAGCCTTTGTCCGTGACTTAGTGAAAAACGCAGTAGAGTACGGTATCAAGCAAGGCGACGTTTCCATCACTACCATCGATGCATTGGCGAACGATGTGATTGAGAAATTATCAGAGTATAGAATCTGA
- the SLM3 gene encoding tRNA-5-taurinomethyluridine 2-sulfurtransferase (similar to Saccharomyces cerevisiae SLM3 (YDL033C); ancestral locus Anc_3.158) — MFARYSKALLNRIPEGFKQAHPDKFDNVVVAMSSGVDSSVAASIFSSFPNATGVYMRNWSSANNDNENPKHCDEQDWKDAFSVARYLGIPIELMNFEKDYWIDVFEPMLNGYAAGGTPNPDILCNRFIKFGKLREALDLKYGTGNYWLVMGHYSRILEQVRDHEFQLWRGLPSGKDQSYYLSQLKPEILPNVILPIGHFLKSETRQFARELNLPVADKPDSQGICFVNNSQQGKFKNFLREYLPNEPGNIITLDPATGEKTVWGRHDGLWSYTVGQKIGIPMPQGKGHHKGAWFVSQKFKDTNEIVIVPGGVHTSLYRDSLSISGFRHLLPTTTTPEQLLKTIQDAIRNSSLYMQYRSLQEPIPVVSCSVATDPSATLLPSFQLTLATPQRAMAQGQYGCLYINDRVLGSGSIE, encoded by the coding sequence ATGTTTGCCAGGTACAGTAAAGCACTACTAAATCGAATACCGGAAGGTTTTAAGCAAGCGCACCCCGATAAATTCGATAATGTAGTAGTTGCGATGTCATCTGGGGTGGATTCGTCCGTGGCAGCCAGCATATTCAGCTCATTCCCGAATGCGACCGGTGTGTACATGAGGAATTGGTCGAGTGCAAACAACGATAACGAGAACCCGAAACATTGCGACGAACAGGACTGGAAGGACGCTTTCTCCGTTGCCCGTTATTTGGGTATCCCCATAGAGTTAATGAATTTTGAGAAGGACTACTGGATCGATGTGTTTGAACCAATGCTGAATGGGTATGCTGCTGGGGGGACTCCAAACCCAGATATTCTTTGCAACAGATTCATAAAATTTGGGAAATTGAGAGAAGCACTAGATCTGAAGTACGGCACCGGGAACTATTGGCTTGTCATGGGTCACTACTCCAGAATTTTGGAGCAGGTCAGGGACCACGAATTTCAACTGTGGAGAGGGCTGCCCTCCGGTAAGGACCAGAGTTACTACCTGTCACAGTTGAAACCGGAGATACTACCAAACGTGATTTTACCCATTGGCCATTTCCTCAAATCAGAAACAAGACAGTTTGCTCGAGAATTGAACTTACCTGTAGCCGATAAACCGGACTCACAGGGAATCTGTTTTGTGAACAACAGCCAACAGGGCAAATTCAAGAATTTCTTACGGGAGTATTTACCAAACGAGCCGGGAAACATTATTACATTGGACCCAGCCACTGGAGAGAAGACCGTTTGGGGCCGCCACGACGGGCTCTGGTCGTACACAGTTGGACAGAAGATTGGCATACCGATGCCCCAGGGGAAGGGTCACCACAAAGGTGCCTGGTTCGTCTCGCAGAAATTCAAAGACACCAACGAAATTGTCATCGTTCCTGGAGGAGTGCACACCTCGCTGTACCGCGACTCACTCTCAATATCCGGATTCAGACACCTTCTGCCGACAACTACTACCCCCGAACAGCTACTAAAGACGATACAGGACGCCATACGTAACTCGTCCCTGTACATGCAGTATAGGTCGCTGCAGGAACCAATACCCGTGGTGTCCTGCAGCGTTGCAACTGACCCATCTGCAACGCTGCTACCGTCCTTCCAGCTGACACTGGCGACACCACAGAGGGCCATGGCCCAGGGACAGTACGGGTGTCTCTACATAAACGACCGGGTGCTCGGCAGCGGCAGCATCGAGTAG
- the NAT1 gene encoding peptide alpha-N-acetyltransferase complex A subunit NAT1 (similar to Saccharomyces cerevisiae NAT1 (YDL040C); ancestral locus Anc_3.153) yields the protein MSRRKLMKPKAASKSTPAKDNSQFLEALKLYEDKNYKKSVKLLDALLKKDSRNPDTLSLKAMDLLFLGEKKEAEGLVGQAIKLIDGTKASAICCHVLGIYMRTTKDYKESIKWFQASLENGSTNNQIYRDLATLQSQIGDFKAALVSRKKYWEVYLGYRANWTSLAIAQDINGERQQAINTLSQFEKLAEGKISDAEKFEHSECLFYKNDIMYRQADTNAEKLQKVLNHLQDIEGKVSDKFGILERRASCLMKMGKFRDASIVYRTLIKRNPDNFVYYKLLEVSLAVQNNPAVKKLLYEKLAKFYPRCEPPKYIPLTFIKDESELEKKLGEYVIPLLKRGIPATFSNVKPLYQKRSGVVPRLLERVVGKYLDSLDAGENPIQYIWTCYYLSQHYLFAKDYTNASKYIELAITHTPTLVEFYILKARIAKHNGLLDDAAAVMEEARKLDLQDRFINSKTVKYFLRANNIDKAIEIASLFTKNDNSVNGVKDLHLVEASWFIVEQGEAYYRLYLEAVKKLDDFKNDSSNETEESAGELRELQWLVSKYRGLSLKRFTAISKFYKQFEDDQLDFHSYCMRKGTPRAYLDMLSWGKTLYTKPMYVRAMRFAARIYFELEDEAKRRRIAAGGASEEENGTVQANNKKAKKEVSSVKKRREEERRQVLAYSEDQDDDPFGSKLLATATPLDSFAQEFYNAYNEEVRDDERDPVVDFEFHYRTGKLALCLGALNRCAKRQGADSALCGAMLLTLLNATRDAMPYEPIAKKVALAGLEADYKDLLPADGSDSTEVFQERYSKQTRLPTPLLFMYHHGEVFDQEKVKPMILDSLAHCEPYIKNAILQYEL from the coding sequence ATGTCGAGAAGGAAACTTATGAAGCCGAAGGCGGCTTCGAAATCGACCCCCGCGAAGGACAATTCGCAGTTCTTGGAGGCGCTGAAACTTTACGAGGACAAGAATTACAAGAAGTCCGTTAAGTTGCTGGATGcgctgttgaagaaggactcGCGTAACCCGGATACGTTGTCGCTCAAGGCTATGGACCTTCTATTCCTTggggagaagaaggaggcgGAGGGTTTGGTTGGCCAGGCAATTAAGTTAATTGACGGCACCAAAGCTAGCGCCATCTGCTGTCATGTTCTCGGTATATACATGAGGACTACCAAGGACTATAAGGAGTCGATCAAGTGGTTCCAAGCATCTTTGGAGAACGGGTCCACGAACAACCAGATCTACCGGGATCTGGCGACTTTGCAGTCGCAAATCGGGGACTTCAAAGCGGCGTTGGTCTCCAGGAAGAAGTACTGGGAGGTATATCTGGGGTACAGGGCCAATTGGACCTCCTTAGCTATTGCACAAGATATCAATGGCGAGAGACAGCAAGCGATCAACACTCTATCGCAATTTGAGAAACTGGCCGAGGGCAAGATCAGCGATGCGGAGAAGTTTGAGCACAGCGAATGTCTATTCTACAAAAATGACATCATGTACAGACAGGCTGATACCAATGCTGAGAAGTTgcagaaagttttgaaccATTTGCAGGATATTGAGGGGAAGGTCTCGGACAAGTTTGGTATCCTGGAGAGAAGGGCCTCCTGTCTTATGAAAATGGGTAAGTTCCGTGACGCCTCGATCGTTTACAGGACTTTGATTAAGCGCAACCCTGACAATTTTGTCTATTATAAGCTGTTGGAGGTGTCCCTTGCCGTCCAGAACAACCCGGCGGTCAAGAAATTGTTGTACGAGAAGCTGGCCAAATTCTACCCAAGGTGCGAGCCGCCAAAGTACATCCCATTGACCTTCATCAAGGATGAAAGTGAgttggagaagaagttggGCGAGTACGTTATCCCGCTGTTGAAGCGTGGTATACCGGCCACTTTCTCCAACGTCAAGCCGCTCTACCAAAAGAGATCGGGCGTTGTTCCAAGGCTGCTAGAGCGTGTTGTTGGTAAGTACTTGGACTCCCTTGACGCGGGTGAGAACCCAATCCAATACATCTGGACTTGTTACTATTTGTCTCAGCATTACCTCTTTGCTAAGGACTACACCAATGCATCCAAATACATCGAGCTGGCGATCACTCACACGCCAACGTTGGTCGAGTTCTACATCTTGAAAGCGAGGATCGCGAAACACAACGGATTGTTGGACGATGCCGCTGCTGTCATGGAGGAGGCCAGAAAATTGGACTTACAGGACAGGTTCATCAATTCAAAGACTGTCAAGTATTTCCTAAGGGCGAACAACATTGACAAAGCAATTGAGATCGCATCATTGTTCACCAAGAACGACAACTCGGTGAACGGCGTTAAAGATTTGCATTTGGTAGAGGCTTCGTGGTTTATCGTGGAGCAAGGTGAGGCGTACTATCGACTTTACCTGGAGGCCGTCAAGAAGCTGGACGACTTCAAAAACGACAGTTCCAACGAAACTGAAGAATCTGCTGGGGAACTGAGGGAGCTACAGTGGCTGGTCTCCAAATACAGAGGTCTTTCCCTCAAGAGATTCACCGCGATCTCCAAATTCTACAAGCAATTTGAGGACGACCAACTGGACTTCCACTCGTACTGTATGAGGAAGGGCACACCACGGGCGTACTTGGACATGCTTTCGTGGGGGAAAACATTGTACACGAAGCCTATGTACGTACGTGCGATGAGATTTGCAGCAAGGATCTACTTCGAGCTCGAGGATGAGGCGAAGCGGAGACGAATTGCCGCTGGTGGTGCCTCAGAGGAAGAGAACGGTACCGTGCAGGCGAACAATaagaaggccaagaaggaggTGTCCTCTGTGAAGAAGCGCAGAGAGGAGGAGAGGAGACAGGTGCTTGCGTACAGCGAGGACCAAGACGACGACCCTTTCGGCTCGAAGTTGCTTGCAACCGCGACGCCGCTGGATTCGTTTGCGCAGGAATTCTACAACGCATACAACGAAGAAGTCAGGGACGACGAGCGAGACCCGGTCGTGGACTTCGAGTTCCACTACAGAACTGGGAAACTTGCCCTGTGTCTTGGTGCGTTGAACAGATGCGCAAAAAGGCAAGGTGCGGACAGTGCACTGTGTGGTGCTATGCTGCTCACGTTGCTGAATGCCACGCGGGATGCGATGCCCTATGAACCGATCGCGAAGAAAGTGGCACTGGCTGGCCTGGAGGCGGACTACAAGGATTTGCTCCCCGCCGATGGCTCGGACTCGACTGAAGTGTTTCAAGAGAGGTACTCTAAGCAGACGCGGTTGCCCACGCCACTGTTGTTCATGTACCACCACGGGGAAGTGTTCGACCAGGAGAAGGTTAAACCCATGATCCTGGACTCCCTTGCCCACTGTGAGCCATACATCAAGAACGCAATCCTCCAATACGAACTGTAA